From Panicum hallii strain FIL2 chromosome 2, PHallii_v3.1, whole genome shotgun sequence, a single genomic window includes:
- the LOC112880183 gene encoding diacylglycerol kinase 2-like, translating to MDLVGPLLVAMASSLDAPGLQFFCWLITAGSFGLAALIYALLRLQREASLYRTKAAAREKRAAWKTLRGAVPELQPHVDRGLLPRWAIHSHRRVACVCLSSLGSAQGVVGSRAAEADVVHRCSVCGVAAHSYCSRGAEKDCKCVAQAGVSLSPLLHHWLWRRQRQRQRLACLPVKAARRHVVIDARVKGKMVFS from the coding sequence ATGGACCTGGTGGGACCGTTGCTGGTGGCCATGGCCAGCTCGCTTGACGCCCCCGGGCTCCAGTTCTTCTGCTGGCTCATCACCGCGGGCTCCTTCGGCCTCGCCGCGCTCATCTACGCGCTCCTCCGCCTGCAGCGCGAGGCCTCGCTCTACCGGACCAAGGCGGCCGCCAGGGAGAAGCGCGCCGCCTGGAAGACCCTGCGGGGTGCGGTGCCCGAGCTCCAGCCACACGTGGACCGAGGACTACTTCCGCGGTGGGCAATCCATAGCCATCGACGTGTCGCGTGCGTGTGCCTCTCGTCCCTCGGCTCTGCGCAGGGTGTGGTGGGCTCCAGGGCCGCCGAGGCCGACGTGGTCCACCGCTGCTCCGTTTGCGGGGTGGCGGCGCACTCCTACTGCTCGAGGGGCGCCGAGAAGGACTGCAAGTGCGTCGCGCAGGCTGGGGTGTCGCTGTCGCCCTTGCTGCACCACTGGCTGTGGCggaggcagcggcagcggcagcggctaGCCTGCCTGCCCGTGAAGGCAGCACGAAGGCACGTCGTAATCGATGCAAGAGTGAAGGGTAAAATGGTCTTTTCATAG